The following coding sequences lie in one Sorex araneus isolate mSorAra2 chromosome 4, mSorAra2.pri, whole genome shotgun sequence genomic window:
- the IL9R gene encoding interleukin-9 receptor, producing MTTWLLICTFTGSWTGAHISVEGGSSPGAFSCFNNNVLRIDCWWAAPNRAQNSGPWLLFTNNHKPASQHRCIFQAGVCTVELPPEEVLVPSDNFTITFHHYVSGKEQVILLFPQYLPRKYVKLDPPSDLQSNVSSDHCVLTWTISPALEPFSPLLSYELAFKRKEEAWERARQKDRIVGVSWIILEAIELKPGSTYEARLRVQMEAEMEEEEHYEGQWSEWSQPVCFPSPQRPGSLIPPLGQSNSILVSVSVLLLLTSLTYFLFKLRPRVKRTFCQHVPSPAAFFQPLYSVHNGNFQTWMGAHKAALKPKEACASISSGASESNTQEAIAVLTWDPAAPWRTLGVEASRGAGPPEEAPLAAHTGAGPPLAYLPQEDWVPASPNSPVCEETGASSSGYCALSGYGRNHPSGPPGMWQSSVPILARAWGLPCDQPSWDAQQGCPCVGARHDLRQGPGNLHEGRDIFLHLLADSTLCHTESSEVLSSGQRTSSRADP from the exons ATGACTACCTGGCTCCTGATCTGCACCTTCACGGGCTCCTGGACTGGTGCCCACATCTCTGTTGAAGGAG GGTCAAGCCCTGGAGCCTTCAGCTGCTTCAACAACAATGTCCTCAGGATAGACTGCTGGTGGGCTGCTCCCAACCGGGCTCAGAATTCTGGCCCCTGGCTCCTCTTCACCAA CAACCACAAGCCGGCCAGCCAGCACCGATGCATTTTCCAGGCCGGTGTCTGCACAGTGGAGCTGCCACCTGAGGAGGTGCTCGTGCCTTCTGACAACTTCACCATCACTTTCCACCACTACGTGTCTGGGAAGGAGCAGGTTATCCTCCTGTTTCCACAGTATCTGCCCCGGAAATATG TGAAGCTGGACCCTCCTTCCGACCTGCAGAGTAATGTCAGCTCTGACCACTGTGTCCTGACCTGGACTATCAGTCCTGCCTTGGAGCCATTCAGTCCCCTTCTCAGCTATGAGCTGGCCttcaagaggaaggaagaagcctGGGAG CGGGCTAGGCAGAAGGATCGCATTGTTGGAGTCTCCTGGATCATCCTTGAGGCCATTGAGCTGAAACCTGGTTCTACTTATGAGGCCAGGCTGCGTGTCCAGATGGAGGctgagatggaggaagaggagcacTACGAGGGCCAGTGGAGCGAATGGAGCCAACCCGTGTGCTTCCCCTCTCCCCAGAGGCCAG GTTCCCTGATACCACCTTTGGGCCAGTCCAACAGCATCCTTGTCTCTGTGTCCGTCTTGCTCCTGCTCACCAGCCTGACCTACTTTCTGTTTAAGCTGAGACCCAG GGTGAAGAGAACCTTCTGCCAGCATGTGCCCTCTCCAGCGGCATTCTTCCAACCTCTCTACAGTGTGCACAATGGCAACTTCCAG ACCTGGATGGGAGCCCACAAAGCTGCCCTGAAGCCCAAGGAGGCCTGTGCCAGCATCTCATCAGGAGCCTCCGAGTCCAACACCCAGGAGGCCATTGCAGTCCTCACATGGGACCCGGCAGCACCCTGGAGAACACTGGGAGTAGAGGCGAGCAGAGGTGCTGGCCCCCCAGAGGAGGCACCGCTGGCAGCACATACAGGGGCAGGTCCTCCTCTGGCATACCTGCCGCAGGAGGACTGGGTCCCTGCCAGTCCCAACAGTCCAGTTTGTGAGGAGACAGGAGCCAGCAGCAGTGGCTACTGTGCCCTTAGTGGATATGGTAGGAACCACCCCTCAGGTCCCCCAGGCATGTGGCAGAGCTCTGTGCCCATCCTTGCCAGGGCCTGGGGCCTTCCCTGCGACCAGCCAAGCTGGGATGCGCAGCAGGGATGCCCCTGTGTGGGAGCCCGTCACGACCTGAGGCAAGGCCCTGGGAACCTCCACGAGGGCAGAGACATTTTTCTCCACCTCTTGGCAGACAGCACACTTTGCCATACTGAAAGCTCTGAAGTGCTGAGCTCTGGACAAAGAACAAGTTCTAGAGCTGACCCCTGA